The DNA segment GGATCGGCCTCGGCCGCGCGCTCCTCGATGCGCTGCCGCAGCTCGCCGGCGGCCTTCTCGGTGAAGGTGAACGCGATGAGGCTTTCCGGCGGCACGCCGTGCTCGGTCATGAGCCAGACGGAGCGGCGGGCCAGGACCTCGGTCTTCCCTGCCCCCGCCGACGCCACCACGTGGAGCCGCCGAGCCGGGTGCCGGATGGCTTCCTGCTGAACAGGGCTGAGCTGAGAACCCTTCACCGATCCGGCACCTCCCTTGCCGGGCTCGCCCCTCAGGGCTCCAGCGCTTCCGGCGCCACCCGGAAGCGGGCCAGGAGCTCGTCCAGCTCGGTTTCGGCCTCCTCCTGGTCGGCAGCGGCCACCGCCCGGGCCCGCACGATCTCCTGGGCCCGCTCCACCCACGGGGCCACGAGTCGAGCGGGCATCCGGCGGGGGTCGGCGAGGGCCTGGGGATCCGACGCAGCCAGCGCCTGGACGTCGGTGACGCCCCGCTCGTAGAGGAGCCGGGCGCGTGCCCGCCCGAGCTGGGGGAAGCGGAGGGCCATGAGCGGCACCAACTCGGGCCCGACGCCATACTCGACCGCCCCCGCCGCCTCCTTGGCCGCCCGGGCGACGGCCTCTTTTCCCAGCACCTCCGCCGCCCTCTGGTAGAGGCGCGCCACCCGGGCCAGGTCCTCCAGACGGCGCTCGAAATCACCCCGGTAACGCTCCGGCAACCGGAAGCGTCCTAGCTCCACCTCATCCAGCCACGGGTCCAGCGCCTCCAGCCAGCGGGCCTCCTCCTTCTCGTCGGCGAAGAAGTCGATCACGGCCCAGCGGGCCACGTCGCGGCAGGTGGCCTGGTCCACGGTGTGGATCCGCGTCACCGCTTCGTGGACCAGCAGCAGGTCGAATCCCGAAGCCGAGGCCATCTCGCCCACGGGTGTCGCCCTCCATCCGGAGGGCGCCCGCTCGATGAGCGACCAGCGGGCCAGGAGGTCGATGGCCATGCTGAGCCGGGTGCCCAGGTCCAGGGTCCTGGTGAAGAGGTGGCCGCTGGTGTAGACCGCCCGGGCGTACACCTCGGGATCGGCCGCCCCGGGGGAAGCCGAGATGAGGGTGGCCAGGGCGCACGCCTGGTGCTTGCAGATCTGGTTGCGGAAGAACTTCTGCGCCGCGGGGCAGTCGCACTCGAGGCCCGCCACCGAGAGGGTCACGTGGTAATCGTGGTCCCCCGACCGCACCACGGCCCGAACGCCCGAGGGAACCGCCCTGGCCTCGACCAGCCGGAGCGAGCCGCCGGCCTTCACCACCTTCTCGTAGGCGGGGATGTCCTCCAGCAGGTCCTCGGTGAGGGTGCGGTCGAAATGGATGGGCTCCTGCCGCTGGTGGTGGGCTAGCGTGTGCCGGAAGGTCTCGGCGATGTCGTCGCGGGTGGTCTCGCCCCGCTCGACCACCGTGGAGAGAACGAAACGCATCAGCGCCTCGAAGCTGTCGGGCAGGCGACTCTGAACCTCCCCGCCCCGCCCCTTCTCGATGGCGGCGACCACTGCCTGAACCTCGGGGTCCTGCCGGTGCCGCTGGTCCAAGAGCGCCAGGCCCCGCCCCCGCCCCACCAGGCCCGGCCGGGCCGCACGCCCCATCATGTTCAGCAGCTCACCGCTCGAGAGCAGGACGTAGCGGAAACGGCCCCGGAAGGGCTCCGCCCGGAAGACGTCCCGTACCACCGCCACCTCGGCCGGCAGGTTGACGCCTGCGGCCAGGGTGGGCGTGGCCGCCAGCACCCGCAAGCGCCGGTCCCGGTAAGCGTCCTCCACCTGCTGGCGCAAAGAGCGGGAAAGCCCGGCGTGGTGGAAGGCCACCCCCGCCGGCACCACCTCCGCCAGGTCCCGGCCGGTTTCGTCGTCCTCGCCGCTGAGCCGGTCCGCCAGCTCGGCCAGCGCTTGCCGCTCCCGCTCCCCCAGCCGCTCGGCCACCAGCGGCGCGAGCCGGGAGGCAACCGCCTCCGCCCCCCGCCGGGAGCTGCAGAAGACCAGCGCCTGGGATCCTTCGTCCACCGCCTCGGCGACCAGCTGGCCCAGCGCGCCGTCCATGTCGGGAACCCACCGGCTCGCGAGCTCCAACTCCACCGGCCGATCCGCCGCCGACCCCAGGAGCAGCGGCACGCCCAGCCACCGGGCCAGCTCGTCTGCGTTCTCGACCACGGCCGAGAGGGCGATGAGGGTCGGCGCCCTCCTCAGGTGGAGGAGGCGCGCCACCAGCCCCTCCACCGCCGGACCTCGCGTTTCGTCCGCCACCAGGTGGAACTCGTCGGCCACCACCACCCCCGGCCGCAGCGCCGAGCGACGCAGGAGCCCGTCGAAGCTCTCGTACGTGGCGACCAGCAGGTCGCTCTCTTCGGGCCGGATCGCGTCGCGGTGGTCGCCCGTGGCGATGCGTATCCGGTACGTCGTCGCCTGAAGCTCGTCGAGAAAGCTCTCGTAGATTTCCCGGGCAAGGGCCCGAAAGGGAACCAGGTAGACCTGGGTGCGCCCGTCGCCCCGATCGAGCACGCGCCGGATCGCCGAGCGACCGATGAACGACTTCCCGGTCGCCGTGGGCGCGACCACGAGCCCGCTGGCCCCGTCCAGCAGCCCCATCTGCTCCGCCCGCTCGTACAGCGGGAAGCGCGCTCCGGCTCCCACACCCACGCCCCCCGAGGCGCGGAGTGAATACCCTCCATTTCTGGCGATTCGTGATCAGGGGGCGGATTCCTGTGGGGGGAGGGGCCTTACGATGGGACGCAGTCAGTCTGAAGATCCTTCGTCTTGTCACGCGGCCCGCCCCCTTCACCCCTCCCGAGGCACGACGGCCACGGCGTCCA comes from the Limnochorda pilosa genome and includes:
- a CDS encoding DEAD/DEAH box helicase, whose protein sequence is MGAGARFPLYERAEQMGLLDGASGLVVAPTATGKSFIGRSAIRRVLDRGDGRTQVYLVPFRALAREIYESFLDELQATTYRIRIATGDHRDAIRPEESDLLVATYESFDGLLRRSALRPGVVVADEFHLVADETRGPAVEGLVARLLHLRRAPTLIALSAVVENADELARWLGVPLLLGSAADRPVELELASRWVPDMDGALGQLVAEAVDEGSQALVFCSSRRGAEAVASRLAPLVAERLGERERQALAELADRLSGEDDETGRDLAEVVPAGVAFHHAGLSRSLRQQVEDAYRDRRLRVLAATPTLAAGVNLPAEVAVVRDVFRAEPFRGRFRYVLLSSGELLNMMGRAARPGLVGRGRGLALLDQRHRQDPEVQAVVAAIEKGRGGEVQSRLPDSFEALMRFVLSTVVERGETTRDDIAETFRHTLAHHQRQEPIHFDRTLTEDLLEDIPAYEKVVKAGGSLRLVEARAVPSGVRAVVRSGDHDYHVTLSVAGLECDCPAAQKFFRNQICKHQACALATLISASPGAADPEVYARAVYTSGHLFTRTLDLGTRLSMAIDLLARWSLIERAPSGWRATPVGEMASASGFDLLLVHEAVTRIHTVDQATCRDVARWAVIDFFADEKEEARWLEALDPWLDEVELGRFRLPERYRGDFERRLEDLARVARLYQRAAEVLGKEAVARAAKEAAGAVEYGVGPELVPLMALRFPQLGRARARLLYERGVTDVQALAASDPQALADPRRMPARLVAPWVERAQEIVRARAVAAADQEEAETELDELLARFRVAPEALEP